From one Solanum lycopersicum chromosome 12, SLM_r2.1 genomic stretch:
- the LOC101268362 gene encoding uncharacterized protein — MGCSFSGLNALYDNANGGGDVWINENRFRILRQATFPNVFLVKELISDPNKIKDPSHVSDDGTYAMKKVLIQNNEELELVKEEIRVSSLFSHPNLLPLLDHAIISVKASQDQSRKQEAYLLFPAHMDGTLLDSMKAMQAKQEFFSTLEVLQIFHQLCAGLKHMHSFDPPYAHNDVKPGNVLLTHRKGQAPLAKLMDFGNACPARRQIRSRSEALQLQEWASEHISAPFRAPELWDCPSQCDIDERTDIWSLGCTLFAIMYGVSPFEYALEESDESPQLAIVNAQIKWPTEPNVQYPNDLNQFVTWMLQPQPTVRPRIDDIVIHVDKLISKYSPLK, encoded by the exons ATGGGATGCTCGTTCTCGGGACTCAATGCTTTGTATGACAATGCCAATGGCGGAGGAGATGTTTGGATCAATGAGAACCGTTTCAGGATCCTTCGTCAAGCCACTTTTCCCAATGTCTTCCTTGTCAAGGAGCTCATTTCTGATCCAAATAAAATCAAGGACCCTTCTCATGTCTCTG ATGATGGAACTTATGCAATGAAGAAAGTTCTTATTCAAAACAATGAAGAGTTAGAGTTGGTGAAAGAGGAGATCCGCGTTTCGTCTCTGTTTAGCCATCCCAATCTGCTTCCTCTCCTGGATCACGCCATCATTTCGGTCAAG GCCTCACAAGACCAGTCTAGGAAGCAGGAAGCTTACTTGTTATTTCCAGCCCATATGGATGGGACATTACTGGACAGTATGAAAGCCATGCAAGCAAAACAGGAGTTCTTTTCCACTTTGGAGGTGCTTCAAATATTTCATCAG CTCTGTGCAGGTCTCAAGCATATGCATAGCTTTGATCCTCCGTATGCACATAATGATGTCAAACCTGGTAATGTCCTGTTAACACATCGGAAAGGACAGGCACCTCTTGCAAAATTAATGGATTTTGGAAATGCATGTCCTGCAAGAAGGCAAATTCGCTCTCGCTCAGAGGCTCTACAGTTGCAG GAATGGGCATCTGAGCATATTTCAGCCCCTTTCCGTGCACCTGAATTGTGGGACTGCCCAAGTCAATGTGATATTGATGAAAGAACTGATATCTGGTCATTAGGTTGTACATTATTTGCTATAAT GTATGGTGTATCTCCATTCGAGTATGCACTAGAGGAATCTGATGAAAGTCCACAATTGGCTATTGTAAATGCACAAATAAAGTGGCCAACTGAGCCTAATGTTCAATACCCAAACGACCTTAATCAGTTTGTGACATGGATGCTTCAGCCTCAACCAACAGTCCGACCCCGCATAGATGATATCGTAATTCATGTTGACAAGTTGATCTCAAAGTATTCCCCATTAAAGTAA